TTTTAATTAGCAGTTTTTGAATTCGCTAGGTCGAGCTTAAAATACACTTTACGGTATATTCTAACTCGAAGCGAATCTACGGGTAAAAGATATAAATAATGATATGTTCGCAGGTTGTGTAAACAAACATTTAATGATATCAAATTCCAACCCTATCAAGAGCGAAAATATTTATACCATATAATCATATTTAACCGCTGTGTGTGGTAACCAGTATTTGTGTATGATTTGACAGTATCGAAACCCTCATCAGTGGTAGCGCCTGTCAGATCTGATGCTTCAGACAGATGAGTCACTATCTTTCAGAGTTCACAATACCGAGTTACAAACTAGGTCAAGTAATCAAAAATGTCGATGAAGATATCGAAACACAAAAGAAGTAACTGTCACGTTTCTTCTGTCAGTTATATTTTTGCTatggaattttaacatttcCACAGAGAGCAAAAGAAGGATGCCGAGTAATATTTCACATggagttgtttttgttttgtggaGAGTCTCTCCTTCGCCTTTACCAATGTTTCTGTATGCCCGTTCTTCGGCCACTCTCTTATTTGAGAAAAGCAACGTCCGCAGAAACAAATACTTCTTCATATTCGTCCAGTGCACGCAAAGTCATTGCCAGGTAAGTAGCCATACAATGCAGCACGCTTACGATGTTCTAAAATTTGCGACTGCGAAACTGTTATGAGGAATTTTGTATTATGAAgacaaataaaacaatatcaGTTTTCTTTAACCAAATTTACCTAATATAAAACATCCGACGATAAACCATTTTTTTTTCGTATACAAAAATCACACGTGACTTTGCCAAATTATACTCTTTTAATGCGTCACcgcacaaaataaaacaataaataaaataaaacgtttCGGAATACCTTATTGCCCGATTGTATGTTAATGGAACGCAATATATTTTTATgcctaagggaccgtctcagattgtcgcagaagttcaaaaagcgaaattcattcgtttagggggagggggtttgacctccattcaattagtgaacttcactttcgcacttttattctgtgatcacaagttttcgtgtgtttatttttaaattaaagaaaaactccatactcgtgccaacaaatttgtaactgtttccatctcgtaggtgtcccaaacacaatttatcgatagtaacattgtatcctaatcATTTCATTCaccaaattatacaaagacaaaaagtatcatttttttaaaatgtgctatttataagcgtctgctctaatcACTatatgtctttattctcacttgtaatGCATCTTGTCATAGTCGTTTAATATGattgattgaacatgcctgggcccccttgtcaaagtttctcgcttatttaccgccgctaccaagtacaaattgcgtgttcgcaaagacaaagaacagcacaagagatgtaaaaagggaaagtaaaataaaatgaaacttttatgcggtaaaatgccctgttagtactcaaatctgatcgattactttaattgtaatgtggcaagggaaatacgtctttagtagctattgcaaatagcaaaatgcaacattgtactctcaggcagacatgaacatttcgcacttttgaagtttcgtttagggggaggggagggggttttgatctaaacgaaggaatttcgtttcttgaacttctgcgacaatctaaGACGGTCCCTAATATGATCGACCCCTAAAGGTAAATGGTTGTGGGATGACGATATGCGACTTTCAGCTTTGATTTATTCCATTGGAAAAGGAAACGAACCTTCTGTCAAGCAATCTATGATAAAGGTTATAGAGCTCTTAttgctttatttcaaaaaagaagttgaaatCTAAATCACATTTATCCATGGTGGTGTACTGTGAATGTATCAGTAAAGATGGTACGATACCAGACTGCAAAGTAGCTGGTTTTAAAGATTGAATTGGTCAAAACTTtctctgtgttttttttccatggacGGTTGATCACTTTCTGATCTTTTCCCCTGTCTTTAACATGTACCGccatatatcagttttttaaaTTAATATAACCATGAATCTGGATGTATTCTACAAGGTCACTGACACCGGTATCACCAGTGTACCTTGACCCttcattacattaaacatatgcGGAAGAACAAACAAGCAAGTCGGCCTTGATGTTTTCTTAAACATATTTTggatatattatttttttcgttttcaatcaTCGATCTAGTTATGACACTAAAGAATAATACATGCTGTATACATTTGGTAACAACGTGTTAATATCACAAGAACTGAGCCCATACACTCAGCATGCAGCGTTGTAATTTCAACATGGTGATAGCTGTACTGTTCTTTGTAGATCGGTTTTTGATTGAGACATTTCTAAGATACCCGTCTGCGCCACAGGTGTCGATGGCCTCTTGGTCTCCTTGGCTACGCATGCGGGAGCTCGCTCAGCGCGCTGAGCGCATTTTGTGCCAGGGCGTTCACCCCATACCCAAGTCATGACGTCAGCCAGTGCGCGCGGCGGATGCTATTGGACGGCGTGTCATATTTAATTCAAACGAAAATGTGGATTTTAATTAACTTTCAATGTTTTAAAGGTATCTTCAGTAACTTTATAACCATATTGCTTGCAAATCTTGATCAAAGTATAAACTATTGAAGCTTGATAGTGACATGCGATGACGCAATCACAAGTATCATTAGAATGCAATGACGGCGACTTTGGGGTAAAGGAAAACTTTCTTATGTACTACAGTCAGTGCAGTGACGTGAGCGAATAAGTGAGCCGCTTAAGGCGGTCTTCAGTAGCCCGTCGCGCGAGCTTAAATATCTGAAAGAGCACAAAACAAACCCAGACAACCTATACAttaacaaaaaataaagaaaacaaacaactgTTAATATCAGTCTGCTCCAGTAGTTATGTCCTCTCCGTTATAGCTAAAACGATAAACTCCGTGATCTTACAACGATGCGTGCATTATTGCCCGCCTGATAATTAATATACTCACACTACCAAAACATGTTTGCATAGATGAAACTGAGACTGTAGAAAACGTATTACCCAGAGATTAGCCATTTGCATGGTTCATAATGGCCTAGGACGATTGTATTTTAAGGTCAAGGAATGTCAACATCAATGATGATGGTACACACTGAATACATTGCCGCTATACTGGCAATAATTAACAGTTTATAAGAGCTTAAAATAAACGTATAACGCTAAATCAAAGCAAATCTCTGATTAAAGAATATTAATTATTATGCACTCAAATAGTTTTCATTTACACTTGGAATTTTTTTCCCACACATataacttttttttttgcttcacGGAGGTTTAGTTGTCTGTCGTCTTCATGAATGATTCTATTTGGCCGTATTACAGTCACTGTCTCATTTGTGAAAGGTAACGACCGCGAAGAAGTCGCTTCGCATTCCTTCAGCGCAGGGTAACCCAGGTAAAggataaattagcataaaaacCGGTACCGACACATTGTGTGTATTTTTctaccattgaaactgatacgGAAAATTTGGTTCAGATAGTATTACATCGAGAAATCATGATATAGATTCGAGTTGCAAATTTGCAAGGCTGAACAGCTTCTCGATTCACTCTCTAATGCATTAAAATATCAGGGCGCCACGTTTTTTACGATGAAGAGTTTAAATTTAGAACAACTCAATCGACAGGGGTTATATAGGTCAGAAAAGATGGTATGATGCCAGTgctacgatgtaaacaaactgaaaacaaaacaaggaTGTGGAAAGATAACTTGCAAGGCGAGAAAACTGTAACGACAAGTTGGTTCACTGGGCGACTTTACGATATATAAGGCTTTGAGCTTTTAAAAAACAAAGTCAACTTACAGGAGTATCTAGTTCATCACTGAGGTCGGGTAAATCAAAAAGTCCTCGTCGAACTTCTAGGGTGTTGTCTTTCACATCGCTCAAAAAATTCTCCAACGGAGAGGTCAGAAGTGAAATCGTGTGATTCACCTTGGTATTTCGTCGCAACACGGTGGGCCATGATGGATGTGACTAATGGTATAATCAGTGAAGAGTGCAGACGTTCATTAGACGAGCGAAATCGTGGAGAGCACTCAAGGTTTTTGGAGACCGTGGAAAGAGGCGACGCCGAAACCGTTGAGAGTTTACTAAAAGTAAGATGATATCTTTTTGTCATTAAAATTACATCAGATACAATATGTATTATAGCATCCAGGACCGTGTGGTTACGAACATGCCATCATTTTATATGTGCATTTTGACCTCTATCGATTCTACAAcgttacaatacaaaataatgtaaatatatatttctctGTCAGAGACCTGATTCTGTActgaaattgtatatttttacatGTATTGGTCTCAAATAATGCTGGTTTAAAACTGTTATACAATTACAATATCAAACTTATTCTTGCTGGACGTAACAAGATAATCTGCTTTCAGTATTTTTCTAAAACAAGCATGCTAGATATATATCTTTTGCCACATATGTGTGATTAAACTATTCAATGTTATTTATAATGTGTTACTGTTTgtattttatgtcatttttactCACCAGACTGGGACCATTGATGTGAATAGGTCTCTCAGCAGAGGTTACATTCATTTCAATGCACTGCACCTTGCAGCCTTACAAGATGACTATAAAATGATACAAGTGCTTCAACATTATGGAGCTAAACCACTGGCTAAAATACCCATTCCAACGAGTAGGTAAAAGCTAACCTTGTTGTACCGACTCCTTAATTTGTTTTAGCATGCCTCTTAATAGTCGTAGGCCTTTGCAACTTTTGGATAAACTGGCTGGACTGACATGACATATAACTGATATGcttcaaaaggcaaaacaaCTGTAGAGTACCTTTGTTCATTCTCCCAAAGAATTTCATTTGTAATCCATAAGAACATAATATGAGTCAGTGttggaaaatgacattgaacgtATTGATTTGATTGTAAAGCGATTGATAGCTGTGTATTAATATAATTACGCGAAGAAGATTTGCACAAGTTGTAAGTTGTAGCAGATGCTGAAATTTAATCTAGTTTAACATTCCAAAATAGAAACTTGCcaaaacatacacattttcagaaacatttcattactttgcagCTTTTTCTTTTACGTTTTTAATGAGCAATATCCATTTATTTTCATGTGATACGATTGTTATTTTGTTTCAGACATAGATGAAGATATTTTGCAATCTAGAAGTAGGGTTGACTTATGCCGTGCACATGCTAGTCCGGCATATATATTGTTTTACAGTGACGATCCAATTCGTACCGTATTCAATCTCTGTTGTGAACTCAAAGAGGTGTCAGACAGAAAGGGATTAGGAACACATGCAGAGTGAGTTGAGATTTGCAGTTTCGTTACgtatttcttgattttgatttgCTAAAAAATGAACGAAGTTGATGACGTGGATGAATAAGCTTGACCTCGCCGCTGACGTATAATTTCGTTATGAAGAATGGACCAAGcgaactttttaaatttcttaa
The sequence above is a segment of the Ptychodera flava strain L36383 unplaced genomic scaffold, AS_Pfla_20210202 Scaffold_41__1_contigs__length_1339820_pilon, whole genome shotgun sequence genome. Coding sequences within it:
- the LOC139128012 gene encoding uncharacterized protein isoform X1; the protein is MMDVTNGIISEECRRSLDERNRGEHSRFLETVERGDAETVESLLKTGTIDVNRSLSRGYIHFNALHLAALQDDYKMIQVLQHYGAKPLAKIPIPTNIDEDILQSRSRVDLCRAHASPAYILFYSDDPIRTVFNLCCELKEVSDRKGLGTHAEKPLSI